A stretch of Oscillatoria nigro-viridis PCC 7112 DNA encodes these proteins:
- a CDS encoding hybrid sensor histidine kinase/response regulator: MEVKGDILIVDDTPNNIHLLSKMLGENGYKVRKVISGERALKAVSILPPDLILLDVKMPGMDGYEVCHSLKKQEDTAGIPIIFISALDDVFDKVKGFEAGGADYIIKPFEPREVLVRVEVQLKMRRLQQQLLCANDRLSAQNAQLTQEIKGRQQAEASLKVFMHAVSHDLRNPVTGMSMVLQTYLKEQPAGHQRVAGENDVVIDRLSFERIVQSCSRQLKLINSLIEMQQHEILGVPLDLQSISLYALTCSILSEWEPMLAKRQVVLKHQIAPDLPNVCADIDQLWRVFENLIGNALKYNQPGFTLTIDASFDRESYLCCTVADNGVGIKPQQLASLFDLYVRGSGVKRTSGVGLGLYISKQIVAAHGGEIGVESELGKGTVFWFTLPVGK, encoded by the coding sequence ATGGAAGTTAAAGGCGATATTTTGATTGTTGACGACACTCCCAACAACATCCACTTGTTGTCTAAAATGTTGGGTGAAAACGGCTACAAAGTCAGGAAGGTAATTAGCGGAGAGCGAGCCTTAAAAGCGGTCAGCATTCTCCCTCCTGATTTGATTTTGCTAGACGTTAAGATGCCGGGAATGGATGGCTATGAAGTCTGTCACTCCTTAAAAAAACAAGAGGATACAGCAGGCATTCCAATAATTTTTATCAGCGCTTTAGATGACGTATTTGACAAAGTAAAAGGGTTTGAAGCGGGCGGCGCTGACTACATTATCAAACCTTTTGAACCGAGGGAAGTGCTGGTGCGGGTGGAAGTGCAGCTTAAGATGCGCCGCTTGCAGCAGCAGCTTCTCTGTGCTAACGATCGACTGTCTGCACAAAATGCCCAACTTACTCAGGAAATTAAAGGGCGGCAGCAGGCCGAAGCTAGTTTGAAAGTTTTTATGCACGCCGTTTCCCACGACTTGCGAAACCCGGTTACAGGAATGTCAATGGTGCTGCAAACTTACCTTAAGGAACAGCCAGCGGGACACCAAAGGGTAGCCGGAGAAAATGATGTTGTAATTGACAGGTTGAGTTTTGAGCGCATCGTGCAAAGTTGTTCGCGCCAGCTCAAGCTGATTAATTCTCTGATTGAGATGCAGCAGCACGAAATCTTGGGCGTTCCTTTAGATTTGCAGTCTATTTCGCTTTACGCTTTGACGTGCAGCATTCTCTCTGAATGGGAACCGATGCTGGCGAAACGCCAAGTTGTTCTCAAGCACCAAATTGCTCCCGACTTGCCCAATGTTTGTGCCGATATCGACCAGCTTTGGCGAGTCTTTGAAAATCTGATTGGCAATGCTCTCAAATACAATCAGCCTGGATTTACGCTAACAATCGATGCGTCATTCGATCGAGAATCTTACCTGTGCTGTACGGTAGCAGATAATGGAGTGGGGATAAAACCACAGCAGTTGGCTTCTTTATTTGACCTGTACGTGCGGGGCAGCGGCGTTAAGCGCACTTCTGGGGTGGGATTAGGACTTTATATCTCGAAACAGATTGTCGCGGCGCACGGCGGGGAAATTGGTGTAGAAAGCGAGTTGGGTAAGGGAACTGTTTTTTGGTTTACTTTGCCCGTTGGCAAATAA
- a CDS encoding ATP-dependent DNA helicase — MIQALLEPPQKLTQFPFTLKPQQQQALDKLRTFLTTTESFFLLCGYAGTGKSTIVFQIIKELLSQSKRIALTAPTNKAVGILRKMAASQGIFGVDFMTIHQLLGLGMVRKEQEKALSQTSSSSLHLYDIIFLDECSMVGSELWKWIERNFERTFFNHRKLILMGDPAQLNPVGEKKSPAFSVANKAVLTQVVRQAGESPVLDFITECRSFVNSKTDIFLPHSKYKKGDKSNGAFKVKSETLLQYAVKTIDREFSQNPDRFRILCWTNKRVKYYNHLIREQVYGQAAPRFVPGERLITKKPVMAPDGKTVILPTSTEFTVKEVEINQHCGYRVWLLKIVTDGGFLRQIFVLHESENKRYQAELKEKLKSAKRNGFLWRKYYWFKDDLFAEIDNCFALTIHNSQGSTFDEVGIDGSDLFSRLLIGKDLSSKQKLKEYHRLYYVGASRCRDRILFVPPNLKQVQRVEALLI; from the coding sequence ATGATTCAAGCCTTACTAGAACCACCCCAAAAACTTACACAATTTCCCTTCACGCTCAAACCGCAACAGCAGCAAGCCCTCGACAAATTGAGAACCTTTCTAACCACTACCGAGTCATTCTTCTTGTTGTGCGGCTACGCAGGAACTGGAAAATCCACAATCGTCTTCCAAATTATCAAAGAACTCTTGAGTCAAAGCAAACGCATTGCCCTCACAGCACCTACTAACAAAGCAGTCGGCATCCTCAGAAAAATGGCAGCGTCTCAAGGCATTTTCGGAGTAGATTTTATGACAATACACCAACTTTTAGGATTGGGCATGGTCAGAAAAGAACAAGAAAAAGCCTTGTCACAGACAAGTTCCAGCAGCCTTCACCTCTACGATATCATCTTCCTCGACGAATGTTCGATGGTTGGAAGCGAATTGTGGAAATGGATAGAACGCAATTTTGAACGCACGTTCTTCAATCACCGCAAGCTAATTTTAATGGGCGACCCCGCTCAACTCAATCCTGTAGGAGAAAAAAAGTCGCCTGCTTTTAGCGTTGCCAATAAAGCTGTACTGACCCAAGTTGTCAGGCAAGCAGGGGAAAGCCCTGTGCTCGATTTCATAACAGAATGCCGCTCTTTTGTCAATAGCAAAACCGACATATTTTTGCCGCATTCCAAATACAAAAAAGGAGACAAGTCAAACGGTGCATTCAAAGTCAAATCAGAAACGCTGCTGCAATATGCAGTCAAAACTATCGATCGAGAATTTAGTCAAAATCCCGATCGCTTCAGAATTTTGTGCTGGACTAACAAACGAGTCAAATACTACAATCACCTTATCAGAGAACAAGTCTACGGTCAAGCTGCACCCAGATTTGTACCGGGAGAAAGGTTAATTACCAAAAAGCCCGTTATGGCACCCGACGGCAAAACTGTAATTTTGCCTACTTCAACAGAATTTACCGTCAAGGAAGTTGAGATTAACCAGCACTGCGGCTATCGAGTTTGGCTGTTAAAGATTGTGACTGATGGCGGTTTCTTGCGGCAAATCTTTGTCCTGCACGAGTCCGAAAATAAGCGCTACCAGGCTGAACTTAAAGAAAAGCTCAAGAGTGCCAAACGGAATGGATTCCTTTGGAGGAAATACTACTGGTTCAAAGATGACTTGTTTGCTGAAATTGACAATTGCTTTGCTTTGACAATTCACAATTCGCAAGGCAGCACTTTTGATGAAGTTGGTATTGACGGAAGCGACCTTTTTAGCAGATTGTTAATCGGCAAAGATTTGAGCAGCAAACAGAAACTTAAAGAGTACCACCGACTTTATTATGTCGGTGCAAGTCGCTGCCGCGATCGCATACTATTTGTGCCTCCAAATCTCAAACAAGTTCAGCGAGTAGAAGCTTTACTAATTTAG
- the dnaX gene encoding DNA polymerase III subunit gamma/tau, with amino-acid sequence MYQPLHLKYRPKNLQELVGQDTIKTTLTNAITDSKIARAYLFTGPRGTGKTSTARILAKSLNCLNSKKPTATPCGECSNCKTIDSSSNLDVTEIDAASHNGVDDARELIEHSNFAPAMSRYRIWILDECHQLSTSAQNALLKCLEEPPAHVVFILCTTEAHKVLPTIISRCQTFNFRALPVDAIVGQLQKISDAESIAITIDSMRAIARISDGGLRDALQLLSQLSLLHSEITLTQVAEVSGSISEQDSIALLKAIYSGDTLSVLLSARTLIDSGKTPKIILSSLLTVMRDLLVVKSTRQCQNLIAGAVSYSQLRSLALHLDFETINAACTQLQKSEIQLRTSTNAATWLEVCLLNLMLSNKSTVKETISPATSQSNRHDKFDRTPQKLEADSPDFDTTWAQVVAAAKPGNRALLNRAKIAELSADSCVLAVERKYANKFQSHLESVQRIVTKALGRSVTVTVKQQEKLAA; translated from the coding sequence ATGTACCAACCACTGCACCTCAAATACCGACCCAAAAACCTGCAAGAATTAGTTGGTCAAGACACCATCAAAACCACCTTGACCAATGCCATCACCGACTCTAAAATTGCTCGAGCTTACCTGTTTACCGGACCCAGAGGCACAGGCAAAACCTCAACCGCTCGCATCCTTGCTAAATCCCTCAATTGTTTGAATAGCAAAAAACCAACCGCTACTCCTTGCGGCGAATGTTCAAACTGCAAAACTATTGATTCCAGTTCCAACTTAGACGTAACTGAAATCGATGCTGCCTCTCACAATGGCGTAGATGATGCTAGAGAATTAATAGAACACAGCAACTTTGCTCCAGCAATGAGCCGCTACCGCATTTGGATTTTAGATGAGTGCCACCAACTCAGTACCAGCGCTCAAAATGCTCTCCTCAAATGCCTTGAAGAACCTCCGGCTCATGTGGTATTTATTCTCTGTACGACTGAAGCACATAAAGTGCTGCCGACAATTATCTCCCGCTGCCAAACTTTTAACTTCCGAGCCTTACCAGTTGATGCTATTGTCGGACAATTGCAGAAAATTAGCGATGCTGAATCTATTGCAATTACAATTGATTCAATGCGCGCGATCGCTCGCATTTCTGACGGGGGGTTAAGAGACGCCCTGCAATTACTTTCTCAGCTTTCGTTACTCCATTCAGAAATTACCCTAACTCAAGTTGCAGAAGTATCTGGCAGCATCAGCGAGCAAGACTCGATCGCCCTTCTTAAAGCCATTTATTCTGGCGATACCTTAAGCGTATTGCTATCTGCGAGAACCCTCATTGACAGCGGCAAAACCCCGAAAATTATTCTCAGTAGTTTGCTAACAGTAATGAGAGATTTGCTCGTTGTCAAATCAACGCGCCAATGCCAGAATTTAATTGCAGGAGCGGTAAGCTACTCACAACTGCGATCGCTCGCTCTTCATCTTGATTTTGAAACAATTAATGCGGCTTGTACGCAATTGCAAAAATCGGAAATTCAATTGAGAACTAGCACAAATGCAGCGACTTGGCTAGAAGTTTGCTTGCTGAACTTGATGCTATCCAACAAGTCCACTGTTAAGGAAACGATATCGCCGGCAACTTCCCAATCTAATCGGCATGACAAATTCGATCGAACCCCTCAAAAACTAGAGGCAGATTCTCCCGACTTCGATACAACTTGGGCGCAAGTAGTAGCAGCAGCAAAACCAGGCAATCGCGCCCTCTTAAACCGCGCTAAGATTGCCGAACTTTCTGCTGATTCGTGCGTGTTAGCAGTAGAAAGAAAATACGCGAATAAGTTTCAGAGTCACCTTGAATCCGTGCAGCGGATCGTTACTAAAGCTTTAGGTCGTTCTGTTACTGTAACTGTCAAACAGCAGGAGAAATTAGCAGCATGA
- a CDS encoding response regulator — protein sequence MTAKSATKPLTILIVEDDPMMQMGLSRLLAAQPHFAIAGQVEDGNSAIASALELKPDIVLMDIGLPDIDGIAAASQIKAALPDTRIVMLTSHSSDTEVLASLSCGADAYCIKGTSPEQLLLAINAVKEGSAYLDAKIASCVIQNLRMPVQNCEKSQFSKREMTVLKLLVEGKSNKEIGAQLSLSPNTIKGHVKAILGKMEVNDRVQAAVIAMRNGLV from the coding sequence ATGACTGCAAAAAGTGCAACCAAACCGTTAACCATCCTGATTGTTGAAGACGACCCCATGATGCAAATGGGGCTGTCGCGACTATTAGCTGCACAGCCCCATTTCGCTATTGCAGGACAGGTAGAAGACGGCAACTCAGCAATAGCTTCAGCCCTAGAACTAAAGCCAGACATCGTACTGATGGATATTGGGTTGCCCGATATCGACGGCATTGCTGCTGCCAGCCAAATTAAAGCAGCACTACCCGATACCCGCATCGTAATGCTAACTTCTCACAGTAGCGATACAGAAGTCCTGGCTTCTCTCTCCTGCGGTGCCGACGCTTACTGCATTAAAGGTACTAGCCCAGAACAACTATTGCTAGCTATCAATGCGGTCAAAGAAGGTTCTGCCTACCTAGATGCCAAAATTGCCAGTTGCGTCATTCAAAACCTCAGAATGCCGGTTCAAAACTGCGAGAAATCCCAGTTTTCCAAACGAGAAATGACCGTCTTGAAGCTGCTGGTAGAAGGCAAAAGCAACAAAGAAATTGGCGCTCAACTGAGTTTAAGCCCCAATACCATTAAAGGTCACGTTAAAGCGATTCTCGGCAAAATGGAGGTCAACGACCGGGTGCAAGCTGCAGTCATTGCTATGCGAAATGGTTTGGTTTAA
- a CDS encoding SAM-dependent methyltransferase, with product MLGVFEQKLNNAKPGLKEKVQLILGDMTAPPINRRKFCLIIFGGSQFLHLSTDEQRLSCLNNSRCLLADEGVIVISNSNLSQKSEYNRTEKSEQLNHEWILQAQGKWENGAYQENFKLIPTSQMQQEYLFGWRLYPVKDTHMKNLIESAGLRCVTLPSNLPMPQGRYIYICRNNI from the coding sequence GTGTTGGGCGTCTTTGAGCAAAAACTCAATAATGCCAAACCCGGATTGAAAGAGAAGGTTCAATTAATACTTGGCGATATGACGGCTCCACCTATTAATAGAAGGAAATTTTGCCTAATTATTTTCGGCGGTAGTCAGTTTCTGCATCTCAGTACCGACGAGCAAAGGCTTTCTTGTTTGAACAATAGTCGCTGTTTGCTTGCTGACGAAGGTGTTATAGTTATATCCAATTCAAACCTCTCGCAAAAATCTGAGTACAACAGGACAGAAAAATCAGAACAACTTAACCATGAATGGATACTACAAGCTCAAGGCAAATGGGAAAATGGTGCGTATCAGGAAAATTTTAAACTCATTCCAACATCTCAAATGCAACAAGAATATTTGTTCGGTTGGCGTCTCTATCCTGTTAAAGATACTCACATGAAAAATTTGATAGAAAGTGCAGGTTTGCGATGTGTTACTCTGCCATCAAATCTGCCTATGCCACAGGGAAGATATATCTATATATGTAGGAATAATATTTAA
- the holA gene encoding DNA polymerase III subunit delta — translation MRFKHFGELGLELLQILPQLPTTTHLVFTAAVIDKRLKAVKHLLQFGKLLEFNLIPPWRTDLIESAIATTAKQMNLSIARDAVSYLAVAIGNDSARMVCELEKLAIYAAGARITKEAAFALVAATKASSFQLAEALLKGQALATIKLLDELLSRAEFPLAIIATLQTQFKTWLWVKATLNSGGKLSDSEIASICGISNPKRLYFLKQEVKEVSANCLSRSLSILFDLEIALKTGDKPDSILPALLGITQLTQLK, via the coding sequence TTGCGATTCAAGCATTTTGGAGAATTGGGACTAGAATTGCTGCAAATCTTGCCTCAGTTACCTACCACAACGCACTTAGTCTTCACTGCTGCTGTTATCGACAAACGGCTTAAAGCAGTCAAGCATTTGTTGCAGTTTGGTAAACTTCTGGAATTTAATCTCATTCCCCCTTGGCGTACCGATTTAATTGAAAGTGCGATCGCTACTACTGCTAAACAGATGAATCTCTCAATTGCTAGAGATGCTGTCAGCTATTTAGCAGTAGCCATTGGCAACGATTCTGCTAGAATGGTCTGTGAATTGGAGAAATTAGCTATTTATGCAGCGGGAGCTCGCATTACGAAAGAAGCTGCTTTTGCCCTCGTTGCAGCCACTAAAGCCAGCAGCTTTCAACTTGCGGAAGCTCTTTTAAAAGGTCAAGCATTGGCGACAATTAAGCTGCTTGATGAATTGCTGTCTCGGGCCGAATTTCCTTTGGCAATTATTGCGACTCTCCAAACTCAGTTTAAAACTTGGCTGTGGGTAAAAGCTACTCTGAATTCTGGCGGCAAACTTTCTGATAGTGAAATTGCCAGTATTTGCGGAATTAGTAATCCTAAAAGGCTGTATTTCCTCAAGCAAGAGGTTAAGGAAGTATCAGCTAACTGTTTAAGTCGATCGCTCTCGATTTTGTTTGATTTAGAAATCGCTCTCAAAACAGGAGATAAGCCTGATTCGATTTTGCCTGCTTTGCTCGGGATTACTCAACTCACTCAGCTTAAATAA
- the dnaN gene encoding DNA polymerase III subunit beta translates to MTKFRLSESTAKEAIPQKASQKKSSTGIRARETANLDNIANNPHSTDNSQKLAVFPDKISEVTAANSSKSVKKTGKDKTNVAPLSEPETTGSQQLETSETLTNSAELLPTPTPSLETPVRDATAPSPAPTPTTVEIVCDSREFNDYIQALKGIIPNNSTHPILHNVLIEADLKAQLLHLTAYNLEFGMQVSFDANVNQAGKLTLPAPILADILGKFPNGSLTLKSSSEIIKESDVSSVSATLSASRSKHAIRGLAAGEFPVIPSVEQKLVTLPASVLIAVLKASLFAVSSEENKRILTGANFQLSRDEDRGLDKLRIWTTDGHRVAMVVGLSENNNSNPSIDRPVQFTVPAKVLRVLERNLNPTDRIAIYYDGSAQQSTNIVIFQWENWRLTAQLLEGQYPLCDRIIAPHRHLFSNQLIVERQALLKALERLASHSDKSHVTVILELDSEFQQVMASINNTISSGNETIDAKISGGNFRVKCDIRYLIDTAKAISSSDLRILMTAPTAPLLIVPFGIPSLGTEALDCEYIVAPQE, encoded by the coding sequence ATGACAAAATTTCGACTTTCTGAATCAACCGCTAAAGAGGCAATACCCCAGAAAGCTTCTCAGAAAAAAAGCTCGACAGGGATTAGAGCCAGAGAAACAGCTAACCTTGATAACATCGCCAATAATCCGCACTCAACCGACAACTCACAAAAGCTGGCTGTTTTTCCAGATAAGATTTCTGAGGTAACTGCTGCAAACTCTTCAAAAAGTGTCAAAAAAACAGGCAAAGACAAAACCAATGTTGCTCCACTTAGCGAACCAGAAACAACAGGTTCGCAACAATTAGAAACCTCTGAAACTCTCACAAACTCAGCAGAACTTTTACCAACCCCAACTCCTTCTCTAGAAACTCCTGTCCGGGATGCAACAGCACCTTCCCCAGCACCAACCCCAACGACTGTTGAAATAGTTTGCGACTCCAGAGAATTCAACGATTACATACAGGCTCTCAAAGGCATCATTCCTAACAATAGCACCCACCCCATCTTGCACAACGTGCTGATAGAAGCTGACTTAAAAGCTCAACTTTTGCACCTGACTGCCTACAACCTAGAATTTGGAATGCAAGTGAGCTTTGATGCCAATGTCAATCAAGCTGGAAAGCTTACCCTCCCCGCACCCATACTTGCTGACATTCTGGGAAAATTTCCTAACGGCAGCCTTACCTTAAAGAGTTCTTCTGAAATTATTAAAGAAAGCGACGTTTCATCAGTCAGTGCCACTCTGAGTGCGTCAAGAAGCAAACACGCCATTCGCGGGCTAGCTGCGGGCGAATTTCCTGTTATTCCAAGTGTTGAACAGAAACTTGTAACGCTTCCGGCCAGCGTGTTAATTGCTGTCCTCAAAGCTAGCTTATTTGCTGTCAGTTCTGAGGAAAACAAACGCATATTAACAGGGGCAAACTTTCAACTCAGTCGCGATGAAGACAGGGGACTAGACAAACTAAGAATCTGGACAACTGACGGACATCGGGTAGCAATGGTTGTAGGATTGAGCGAGAACAACAACTCCAACCCTTCGATCGATCGACCCGTGCAATTTACTGTACCCGCTAAGGTACTTCGGGTATTAGAGCGCAATTTGAATCCCACTGACCGAATTGCAATATATTATGATGGCTCGGCTCAACAAAGTACCAATATTGTCATATTTCAGTGGGAAAATTGGCGACTGACAGCACAGTTACTGGAAGGACAATATCCGCTTTGCGATCGAATTATTGCTCCCCACAGACACCTATTTAGCAATCAATTGATAGTTGAGAGGCAAGCCTTGCTGAAAGCTTTAGAAAGATTGGCAAGTCACAGCGATAAATCGCACGTTACGGTAATTTTGGAATTAGATTCAGAGTTTCAGCAAGTAATGGCATCGATTAACAATACTATCAGCTCTGGCAATGAGACAATTGATGCTAAAATTAGTGGGGGTAATTTTCGGGTTAAGTGCGACATTCGCTATTTGATAGATACAGCAAAAGCTATCTCTAGCTCGGATTTGCGGATATTAATGACCGCTCCTACTGCCCCCTTGCTGATTGTGCCTTTTGGTATCCCCTCTTTAGGAACAGAAGCCCTGGATTGTGAATATATTGTGGCACCCCAAGAATGA
- a CDS encoding DUF3987 domain-containing protein, with protein sequence MSDINQAPQTIAQTIDWLHNCLGRPALPECPKECERDCNVPGGKAPAWINQKGKAVKVSWKPYQKQLPTQANLAKWFAHTTGIGTLGGGPNTQGHYIAFVDLDRKEKVFSSPQAFEARLEQWFNDYPLLNVAPRFRTPSGGYRVILAFTEEPDWTAFSLDRDRSRMGELLARNGGHTLLPPTVGANGIPYRWEYFVAYPPTVAKPEDVGIYPTRQQHPSVPANTSPRSVGSYVPGAIRLEDLISPRTLEILTGGAKTGDRSDALTALASECYGWQEFCHRYSISYSDTTEILAEYAWGQMEDSSRDPYKWQRILKTISPSACQTAAEYRSGDSDNCWKKIYRLEPETFQAKCPPHIKDRILGEWGIDKRPRASPTASQQQLNSQKLQADAPESIPPNNGEVTDNFYPPDSDSKQKENQLLKYIDRLLERGNIPLSERRSECAQIAQALELDPKYVEQIVLTRLQEWQFAEVESEKTLIEDLVSKRKQSLDLHQILPPEIASILAQIAAAMPTSAEHLMTVGWSTFGCAIGTAAEIVAWPGFRQKSCVLWTISTARSGKLKSQTQEVMVNPIRLLQQDANSEYCIALKSYKEAQKATQQNRDPIGPPEELPPPPVPREYWVEHITVEALIRTINENPRGFLVHRDEIDGFFKALNKYRAGKGDDEAFYLTLNNGGGPKVILIDRDRRVEVERSCVPITGTIQRKTLDEEMTPRKISSGWMARWVICLAQMPKRRRTRLPYPDIDAFLKDIYHKLSVLKMHYRPVQNEETGEVLKDKTNRTVYQGFPITYHLSDSAADYYEQHFFNPMVEREEAELNEGFQLAMSKWSGYCLRIALILHCLHEICKLKNPDGTLKTYLQLKEEWKLSGGEHSDKPFEIEIPTSIGADIIQKAIATSYFYINQAEVLYKGQQQDEDDTVPVIQKLIQKSEELRDTVAEGWISTREAYRNCRELVAGAKLRQMSNTDFTAAVFNQMVSMNLGETKKVGKSFKWRILR encoded by the coding sequence ATGAGCGACATTAATCAGGCTCCCCAGACGATCGCCCAGACAATCGACTGGCTCCACAATTGCTTGGGCAGACCTGCGCTGCCGGAATGTCCCAAGGAATGCGAAAGGGACTGCAACGTTCCCGGAGGCAAAGCGCCTGCTTGGATAAACCAGAAAGGAAAAGCAGTCAAAGTCAGTTGGAAACCCTATCAAAAGCAATTGCCAACTCAGGCAAACTTAGCGAAGTGGTTCGCCCACACCACTGGCATCGGCACTCTCGGCGGCGGACCTAATACACAGGGCCACTACATCGCCTTTGTCGATCTAGATCGCAAAGAAAAAGTCTTCTCCTCGCCACAAGCTTTTGAGGCGCGCCTTGAACAGTGGTTCAACGACTACCCCCTCCTGAATGTCGCCCCTCGATTTCGCACCCCTTCGGGCGGATACCGAGTCATCCTCGCCTTCACAGAAGAACCAGATTGGACAGCCTTCAGCCTAGATCGAGACAGGTCCCGAATGGGCGAACTGCTTGCCCGAAACGGCGGTCACACCCTGCTGCCCCCTACTGTCGGCGCGAACGGCATCCCATACCGCTGGGAGTATTTTGTTGCATATCCGCCTACAGTTGCCAAACCGGAAGATGTTGGTATTTACCCAACACGGCAACAGCACCCGTCTGTTCCTGCCAACACCTCGCCCCGTTCTGTAGGAAGTTACGTCCCCGGCGCAATTCGCCTAGAAGACCTCATCTCCCCCCGCACCCTTGAAATTCTGACAGGTGGTGCCAAAACAGGCGATCGCTCCGACGCCCTGACCGCTCTCGCCTCCGAATGCTACGGCTGGCAAGAGTTCTGCCACCGCTACAGTATCTCCTACTCCGACACCACTGAAATTTTAGCCGAGTACGCCTGGGGGCAAATGGAAGACAGCAGCCGAGATCCCTACAAATGGCAGCGCATCCTCAAAACCATTAGCCCCTCCGCTTGCCAAACCGCCGCCGAATATCGCAGCGGAGACTCTGACAATTGCTGGAAAAAGATTTACCGGCTGGAGCCAGAAACCTTCCAGGCGAAATGCCCCCCTCACATTAAAGACAGGATTTTAGGAGAATGGGGTATCGACAAGCGCCCCAGGGCATCACCGACAGCGAGCCAGCAGCAGCTCAATTCTCAAAAGTTACAAGCAGATGCGCCAGAGAGCATCCCGCCAAACAACGGTGAGGTTACAGATAATTTTTACCCGCCGGATTCTGACAGTAAACAGAAAGAAAACCAGCTCCTCAAATATATCGATCGGCTCCTCGAACGGGGCAACATTCCCCTGTCAGAAAGAAGATCCGAGTGTGCCCAAATCGCTCAAGCTTTGGAACTCGACCCCAAATACGTCGAACAAATCGTTTTAACCCGACTGCAAGAATGGCAGTTCGCAGAAGTCGAAAGCGAAAAAACCCTTATTGAAGATTTAGTTAGCAAGCGCAAGCAGAGTCTCGACTTGCACCAAATTTTACCGCCTGAAATTGCCTCCATCCTGGCACAAATCGCTGCTGCAATGCCTACCAGCGCCGAACACCTGATGACAGTAGGTTGGTCAACCTTCGGCTGCGCGATCGGCACGGCCGCTGAAATTGTTGCTTGGCCTGGATTCAGACAAAAGTCCTGCGTGCTGTGGACGATCAGCACCGCCCGGTCGGGGAAGCTCAAAAGTCAAACTCAAGAAGTTATGGTCAACCCCATCCGGCTCTTGCAGCAGGACGCCAACAGCGAATACTGCATTGCCCTCAAAAGCTACAAAGAAGCACAAAAAGCCACCCAGCAAAATCGAGACCCCATCGGGCCGCCAGAAGAACTCCCGCCCCCACCCGTGCCCCGCGAGTATTGGGTTGAACACATCACTGTAGAAGCCCTGATCCGCACCATCAACGAAAATCCGCGCGGCTTCCTCGTCCACCGCGACGAAATCGACGGCTTCTTCAAAGCCCTCAACAAATATCGGGCTGGCAAGGGGGACGACGAAGCCTTTTACCTCACCCTCAACAACGGTGGCGGTCCCAAAGTCATCCTCATTGACCGCGATCGTCGAGTCGAGGTGGAGAGGTCGTGCGTCCCCATCACCGGCACCATCCAACGCAAGACGCTTGACGAAGAGATGACGCCCCGCAAAATTTCCAGCGGCTGGATGGCCCGGTGGGTAATCTGCTTGGCCCAGATGCCCAAACGGCGACGGACGCGACTTCCCTACCCCGACATTGACGCCTTTCTCAAAGACATCTACCACAAACTTTCCGTCCTCAAAATGCACTATCGTCCCGTTCAAAATGAGGAGACAGGCGAAGTGCTCAAAGATAAAACGAACCGCACTGTTTACCAGGGTTTTCCCATCACTTACCACCTCAGCGACTCGGCAGCCGACTACTACGAACAGCACTTTTTCAACCCGATGGTCGAGCGCGAAGAAGCTGAACTGAATGAAGGCTTCCAGCTAGCCATGTCCAAGTGGAGCGGGTACTGCCTGCGGATTGCCCTCATCCTGCATTGCTTGCACGAAATCTGCAAGTTAAAAAACCCGGACGGCACCCTCAAAACTTACTTGCAGTTGAAAGAAGAGTGGAAGCTCTCAGGCGGGGAACATTCCGACAAGCCTTTTGAGATTGAAATTCCTACCTCGATTGGGGCCGACATCATTCAAAAGGCGATCGCCACCAGCTACTTCTACATCAACCAGGCTGAAGTGCTTTACAAAGGGCAGCAGCAAGATGAGGACGATACAGTCCCGGTCATCCAGAAACTGATTCAGAAATCAGAAGAGTTGCGGGACACGGTTGCTGAAGGTTGGATCAGCACCCGCGAAGCATACCGCAACTGTCGCGAACTCGTTGCAGGAGCT
- a CDS encoding helix-turn-helix domain-containing protein, which produces MLIYEAFHNTLKRYDISGKALARVAGVSESLVSQFRHGKKGVTDEMLDNLLQAMQKIAPGARKHFCSLVAGELVEGAGVENAIKEISAEDIPELLMAIARCCKSGESQVLQV; this is translated from the coding sequence ATGCTAATTTATGAAGCCTTCCACAATACTTTGAAACGTTATGACATCAGTGGCAAAGCCCTAGCTCGAGTTGCTGGGGTCAGCGAGAGTCTTGTGTCGCAGTTTAGGCACGGCAAGAAGGGTGTAACTGACGAGATGCTCGACAACCTGTTGCAGGCGATGCAGAAGATTGCTCCGGGAGCACGCAAACATTTTTGTTCGCTGGTAGCTGGGGAGCTGGTGGAAGGAGCGGGTGTGGAGAATGCAATTAAGGAGATTTCTGCTGAGGATATTCCTGAATTGTTGATGGCGATCGCGCGTTGCTGCAAATCGGGTGAGAGTCAAGTTTTGCAAGTGTAG